Proteins encoded together in one Maricaulis maris window:
- a CDS encoding YbgC/FadM family acyl-CoA thioesterase: MTDALQPAAGAFGADHIHRLPVRVYYEDTDFSGVVYHARYLHFFERGRTESLRACGIHHSELSRMEPPLAFAVRRMGVEFVRAAHVDDVLVIETEFRPQAGARLMMEQRLFRGSDLVATASVQAVCIDGNGRAKRPPSWMQAKWGGRVVSPNQE, from the coding sequence ATGACCGATGCCTTGCAGCCAGCCGCCGGCGCGTTCGGCGCTGATCACATCCATCGTCTGCCGGTGCGTGTCTACTATGAGGACACTGATTTTTCCGGGGTCGTCTACCATGCGCGCTATCTGCACTTCTTCGAGCGCGGCCGTACGGAAAGCCTGCGGGCCTGCGGCATTCATCATTCCGAGTTGTCGCGCATGGAGCCGCCGCTTGCCTTTGCCGTCCGGCGGATGGGCGTGGAGTTCGTCCGCGCCGCGCATGTTGACGACGTTCTGGTGATCGAGACCGAGTTCAGACCCCAGGCGGGCGCCCGGCTGATGATGGAACAGCGGCTGTTTCGGGGCTCTGATCTTGTTGCAACGGCCTCGGTTCAGGCTGTGTGTATCGACGGAAATGGACGGGCCAAACGCCCGCCGTCATGGATGCAGGCGAAGTGGGGTGGTCGTGTGGTCAGCCCCAATCAGGAATGA
- the ybgF gene encoding tol-pal system protein YbgF, translating to MIRYICLSVLVTSLVAIAPAEAQSRRELSERIDATEVRIGNLEDQFMAGDPVAEALMRRMDELEYQVQALTGEAERLSFENRQLRQQLETLENERAMARQSEAPSLDDEAVAWMSEGLDDIDPAAAAAGEDGAALAITDPNDPHAAARAAATGVLGGAPTTPTDAATSASADPGLVYEAARARLLDGDFDGAQAGFETFVADNPDHPLTAQAHYWLGETFYVRSDFTAAADAYIASLRLQPEGDKAPDALVRLAASLHGMGRTEDACATLARFGRQFPDAAPASQARAARESVRANCR from the coding sequence ATGATCAGATATATTTGTCTCTCCGTCCTCGTTACCTCGCTGGTCGCCATCGCGCCTGCCGAGGCCCAGTCGCGCCGCGAACTTTCCGAACGCATCGATGCCACCGAAGTGCGTATCGGCAATCTGGAAGACCAGTTCATGGCCGGCGACCCGGTCGCCGAGGCCCTGATGCGCCGCATGGATGAGCTGGAATACCAGGTCCAGGCCCTGACCGGCGAAGCCGAGCGGCTGAGCTTTGAAAACCGCCAGCTGCGTCAGCAGCTGGAGACGCTGGAAAATGAACGAGCCATGGCGCGTCAGTCAGAGGCACCTTCACTCGACGACGAAGCCGTCGCCTGGATGAGCGAAGGCTTGGACGATATCGATCCGGCGGCCGCTGCAGCCGGTGAAGACGGCGCCGCCCTTGCCATTACAGACCCGAACGACCCCCATGCGGCGGCCCGCGCGGCCGCGACCGGGGTTCTGGGTGGTGCTCCGACGACGCCCACCGACGCAGCCACCAGCGCTTCGGCTGATCCGGGCCTTGTCTATGAGGCCGCCCGGGCGCGACTGCTCGATGGCGATTTCGATGGCGCCCAGGCCGGTTTCGAGACGTTTGTTGCCGACAATCCTGATCACCCGCTGACCGCCCAGGCCCATTACTGGCTTGGTGAGACTTTCTATGTCCGGAGCGATTTCACCGCTGCAGCCGATGCCTATATCGCCTCGTTGCGGCTCCAGCCCGAGGGCGACAAGGCCCCCGATGCACTGGTTCGGCTGGCGGCATCGCTGCACGGGATGGGCCGGACCGAGGATGCCTGCGCCACACTGGCCCGCTTTGGTCGCCAATTCCCGGATGCCGCCCCTGCATCGCAGGCCCGCGCGGCCCGGGAATCGGTTCGTGCCAACTGCCGGTAG
- the ruvC gene encoding crossover junction endodeoxyribonuclease RuvC, translating to MALSVRILGIDPGLRRMGWGMIRVEGSRISALGHGVVTPPTNAPLSQRLIHIFDAVGALVREHRPDEAAIEEAFMAANASSALKLGHARAAALLAPAQAGLPVAEYAARLVKKSVVGTGAADKAQIAAMVGVLLPGTKATADAADALAIAICHAHHRRAVTLGSAA from the coding sequence ATGGCGTTATCCGTGCGAATTCTGGGGATTGATCCCGGTCTCAGACGAATGGGCTGGGGCATGATCCGGGTCGAGGGCAGTCGGATCAGTGCGCTCGGGCATGGTGTTGTGACCCCGCCGACAAACGCGCCTCTCTCCCAGCGGCTTATCCATATTTTTGACGCTGTGGGCGCGCTCGTTCGCGAGCATCGACCTGATGAGGCCGCCATCGAGGAGGCCTTCATGGCCGCCAACGCCTCGTCGGCCCTAAAACTGGGACACGCCCGTGCCGCGGCGCTGCTGGCGCCGGCTCAAGCCGGCTTGCCGGTCGCCGAGTATGCGGCACGCCTCGTTAAAAAGTCCGTGGTCGGAACCGGTGCGGCGGACAAGGCACAGATCGCCGCCATGGTCGGCGTCCTTCTGCCCGGCACCAAAGCAACCGCTGACGCCGCCGACGCGCTTGCAATCGCCATTTGCCACGCCCACCATCGCCGGGCCGTCACCCTCGGGAGTGCCGCATGA
- the ruvB gene encoding Holliday junction branch migration DNA helicase RuvB, with the protein MTDALDPIDGGRLVDQDMQPGDGRDRALRPLSFSDFVGQKAAIANLKVFVEAARRRGESLDHVLLSGPPGLGKTTLAQIVAREMGVGFRATSGPVIAKAGDLAAILTNLEPRDVLFIDEIHRLAPAVEEILYPAMEDFCLDLVIGEGPSARTVRIELPPFTLVGATTRAGLLATPLRDRFGVPVRLEFYDEAELGFIVTRAAAKFGIEATPDGAREIARRARGTPRVAGRLLRRVRDFAEAEDAVEINDAVADRALKRLEVDEIGLDSLDRRYLKALTESFGGGPVGVETLAAALAEARDALEDVVEPFLIQQGFIQRTPRGRLAAARAWQHLGLTPPQTGAQAASAPAPGGLFGK; encoded by the coding sequence ATGACTGATGCGCTCGATCCGATAGATGGCGGCCGCCTGGTTGACCAGGACATGCAACCCGGCGACGGGCGTGACCGCGCCCTGCGACCGCTGTCCTTCTCGGACTTTGTTGGCCAAAAGGCGGCAATCGCCAACCTTAAGGTCTTTGTCGAAGCGGCACGGCGGCGCGGCGAGTCGCTGGATCACGTTCTGCTGTCCGGCCCGCCGGGTCTTGGCAAGACGACACTGGCGCAGATTGTTGCCCGTGAAATGGGTGTCGGTTTCCGGGCCACATCGGGGCCCGTGATTGCGAAGGCGGGGGACCTGGCCGCAATCCTCACCAATCTCGAACCCCGCGACGTCCTCTTTATCGATGAAATCCATCGCCTCGCGCCGGCTGTCGAGGAGATCCTCTATCCGGCGATGGAGGACTTCTGCCTTGATCTGGTGATCGGGGAAGGGCCGTCCGCGCGGACGGTCCGGATCGAATTGCCGCCTTTTACCCTTGTCGGGGCAACCACGCGGGCGGGGCTCCTGGCGACGCCTCTGCGTGACCGCTTCGGGGTGCCGGTCCGGCTCGAATTCTATGACGAGGCCGAGCTCGGTTTCATTGTCACGCGCGCGGCGGCGAAGTTCGGGATCGAGGCGACCCCGGACGGCGCCCGAGAGATTGCGCGGCGAGCGCGTGGAACGCCCCGGGTGGCGGGTCGTCTGCTGCGCCGCGTGCGCGACTTTGCCGAGGCCGAGGACGCAGTGGAGATCAATGACGCGGTGGCCGACCGGGCTTTGAAGCGCCTTGAGGTTGATGAGATTGGTCTCGACAGCCTTGATCGTCGCTATCTCAAAGCCCTGACAGAAAGCTTTGGCGGCGGGCCGGTCGGCGTTGAAACCCTCGCGGCCGCGCTCGCCGAGGCGCGCGATGCGCTCGAGGATGTGGTTGAGCCCTTCCTGATCCAGCAGGGCTTCATTCAGAGAACGCCCCGTGGCCGTCTGGCGGCGGCGCGGGCCTGGCAGCATCTCGGGCTGACGCCGCCTCAGACCGGTGCGCAGGCTGCCAGCGCTCCGGCCCCGGGAGGTCTGTTCGGAAAATGA
- the tolQ gene encoding protein TolQ, protein MESSVVEVAQVVEGFSFYALFMRADWVVKGVMGILAFMSIWSWAIAIDKSLHMRSLHGKAKHFEREFWSGRSLDALADQFAKSAREPFSRVFAAGLREWNGDNAGGRVSKAAGAEAGRQMTNTEGGLGILATIASAAPFVGLFGTVWGIMNAFRSIAASQDTNLAVVAPGIAEALFATALGLLAAIPAVIFFNALSANLAKYGARLDGFVDELSALADRDGL, encoded by the coding sequence ATGGAGTCTTCTGTCGTCGAGGTCGCACAAGTCGTGGAAGGATTCTCCTTCTATGCCCTGTTCATGCGCGCGGACTGGGTGGTCAAGGGCGTGATGGGCATTCTCGCCTTCATGTCGATCTGGTCCTGGGCCATCGCCATCGACAAATCGCTGCACATGCGCAGCCTGCATGGCAAGGCCAAGCATTTCGAACGTGAATTCTGGTCCGGCCGCTCACTCGATGCGCTTGCGGACCAATTCGCCAAGTCGGCGCGGGAGCCGTTCTCCCGTGTCTTCGCTGCCGGCCTGCGGGAATGGAATGGTGACAATGCCGGCGGACGCGTCTCCAAGGCGGCCGGTGCCGAAGCCGGTCGTCAGATGACCAACACCGAGGGCGGCCTGGGCATTCTCGCCACGATCGCGTCGGCCGCCCCCTTCGTCGGCCTGTTCGGGACCGTCTGGGGCATCATGAATGCCTTCCGCTCCATCGCGGCGTCCCAGGACACCAATCTGGCAGTGGTCGCGCCCGGCATTGCCGAGGCCCTGTTTGCTACCGCGCTCGGCCTCCTTGCCGCCATTCCGGCAGTGATCTTCTTCAATGCCTTGTCCGCCAATCTCGCCAAATATGGTGCGCGCCTCGACGGTTTCGTTGACGAGCTGTCGGCGCTTGCCGACCGCGACGGGCTCTAG
- a CDS encoding cupin domain-containing protein, with protein sequence MTEPLWLTDPFRAMIDPIDRETFFRDYHEKKPLIVHREDPSRYAGLLSIARIDDIVSSIDLREGSLDMARSEPPVQREDYMFDTGYVDRGGVANQYRQGATIILPQLHMVDATLGEFCRSVESILSCHVQTNIYLTPPDNQGFNTHYDDHDVFVMQIEGEKLWRFYATPVENPYRGEGFRPEAHEAGEPVAEFVLKAGECIYVPRGLMHDAQTHGTEASLHITLGLIVKTWADLMLEAVSEVALRTPAMRRSLPTGFAQPDFDRADAAAQFKALTDTLAQEMSLDGAMDFFVDSFIRSRVPNTRGTISSYRAASSPDQAFRLRPFVPWRFAGDDKENVLITAGGEVRFPAEAEAGLHTLLDGGTVTAASFVGQDEAAAVETLGKLHAFGLVVPV encoded by the coding sequence ATGACTGAACCGCTCTGGCTGACCGATCCATTTCGCGCAATGATCGACCCGATCGACCGCGAGACCTTCTTTCGGGACTACCACGAGAAAAAGCCGCTGATCGTCCATCGCGAGGATCCGTCCCGGTATGCGGGCCTGCTGTCCATCGCCCGGATCGACGACATCGTTTCCAGCATCGACCTGCGTGAGGGATCGCTTGACATGGCTCGCTCGGAGCCGCCGGTTCAGCGCGAGGACTACATGTTCGACACAGGCTATGTCGATCGTGGCGGTGTGGCCAACCAGTATCGCCAGGGCGCGACCATTATCCTTCCCCAACTGCACATGGTGGACGCCACACTTGGCGAGTTCTGTCGCTCCGTGGAGTCGATCCTGAGCTGTCATGTCCAGACCAATATCTACCTCACGCCGCCGGACAATCAGGGTTTCAATACCCACTATGATGACCACGATGTCTTCGTGATGCAGATAGAAGGCGAGAAGCTCTGGCGTTTCTACGCAACCCCGGTCGAGAACCCCTACCGAGGAGAAGGTTTCCGCCCCGAGGCCCACGAAGCCGGAGAGCCGGTCGCTGAATTCGTCCTGAAGGCAGGTGAGTGCATCTATGTCCCGCGCGGCCTCATGCATGATGCCCAGACCCACGGGACCGAGGCCTCGCTCCACATCACCCTGGGCCTGATCGTCAAGACCTGGGCCGATCTCATGCTGGAAGCGGTCTCGGAAGTCGCCTTGCGCACGCCCGCCATGCGCCGCTCACTGCCCACCGGCTTTGCCCAGCCCGACTTTGACCGGGCTGACGCGGCCGCGCAGTTCAAGGCGCTCACTGATACGCTCGCTCAGGAAATGAGCCTCGACGGCGCCATGGACTTCTTTGTCGACAGTTTCATCCGCTCCCGCGTGCCCAACACGCGCGGCACGATCAGCAGTTATCGTGCAGCGTCGAGCCCGGATCAGGCCTTCCGCCTGCGTCCCTTCGTGCCATGGCGCTTTGCTGGCGATGACAAGGAGAACGTCCTCATCACGGCTGGTGGTGAAGTCCGTTTTCCGGCCGAGGCGGAAGCCGGCCTTCATACGCTGCTTGATGGCGGCACCGTGACCGCGGCCAGCTTTGTCGGTCAGGACGAGGCCGCGGCGGTAGAAACCCTCGGCAAGCTGCATGCCTTCGGTCTTGTGGTCCCGGTCTGA
- a CDS encoding ExbD/TolR family protein: MGASLDSGGSGRGRARWKPKAEINVTPFVDVMLVLLIVFMITAPLLTVGVPVNLPETEARNLPAGEEPLTVTVNADGVIYLQETEVPLSDLVPRLRAIAGTGFDARIYIRADDGAAYGDVARVMANINAAGFSNLGLVTDPIER; encoded by the coding sequence ATGGGTGCTTCCCTCGATAGTGGCGGATCCGGTCGCGGCCGCGCCCGCTGGAAGCCGAAGGCCGAGATCAATGTCACGCCCTTCGTCGACGTGATGCTGGTCCTGCTGATCGTGTTCATGATCACCGCGCCGTTGCTGACGGTTGGTGTTCCGGTCAACTTGCCGGAAACCGAAGCCCGCAACCTGCCGGCCGGCGAGGAGCCGCTCACCGTGACAGTGAATGCCGATGGCGTGATCTACCTGCAGGAGACGGAAGTCCCGCTGTCAGACCTTGTGCCGCGCCTGCGCGCCATCGCCGGCACGGGCTTTGACGCGCGGATCTATATCCGGGCTGATGACGGCGCGGCTTATGGGGATGTCGCGCGGGTGATGGCCAATATCAACGCAGCCGGCTTCTCCAATCTTGGTCTCGTAACCGATCCGATCGAACGGTAG
- the tilS gene encoding tRNA lysidine(34) synthetase TilS produces MSAPAIDIVTSALDRLAGEGPLGLACSGGGDSLALLLIANRWARQSGRALHILTVDHCLRPESAGEARFVAETAARLGWPCDILRWDQARGGGGLQARARRARHRLLASAARRLRLTAIMLAHTRDDQAETVCMRLAAGGSWRSAAAMGERVPSPAWPEGREVMLVRPCLAVSRADLRASLEADGAAWIEDPSNQDTHYARIRMRQTFAQLDDRGFDTGRFAALATDLRAVLDAERLAAWQAARTCLRLHPWGAIDLAPENWSRLPTVLRLTLLEAAVMAVSGQPASPSRARLIPLDEAIRAGRPASGCGVLVRPGARVWMIRDGGAVSGRVDREPPSPWIEEEAGTAVFDGRFVIDGRARELEWHLLGDTYEGLADRAILDAVPGSARSGLLVGRAAGEVVVIAGLGNPVSAEGDVAVRGATEVRSLIEHRFCRRLLSHGAARWFAETERA; encoded by the coding sequence GTGTCGGCACCAGCCATTGACATCGTCACATCGGCGCTCGACCGGCTTGCGGGCGAAGGTCCGCTCGGACTGGCCTGTTCGGGCGGCGGAGACAGTCTGGCCCTCTTGCTCATCGCGAACCGCTGGGCCCGCCAGTCCGGTCGTGCCCTGCACATACTGACCGTCGATCATTGTTTGCGTCCGGAGAGTGCGGGCGAAGCCCGCTTTGTCGCGGAGACCGCTGCCCGCCTCGGCTGGCCATGCGACATCCTGCGCTGGGATCAGGCGCGCGGGGGGGGCGGACTGCAGGCCCGCGCCCGTCGAGCGCGCCACCGTCTTCTGGCGAGCGCAGCCCGTCGGCTCCGATTGACTGCCATCATGCTGGCACATACCCGCGACGACCAGGCTGAAACTGTCTGTATGAGGCTGGCCGCCGGCGGCAGCTGGCGCAGTGCAGCAGCGATGGGCGAGCGGGTGCCATCCCCCGCCTGGCCGGAGGGGCGGGAGGTGATGCTGGTGCGGCCCTGTCTCGCTGTCAGCCGGGCCGATCTGCGCGCCAGTCTGGAGGCTGACGGGGCCGCCTGGATCGAGGATCCGTCCAACCAGGACACGCACTATGCCCGTATCCGCATGAGGCAGACCTTCGCGCAGCTGGATGATAGGGGCTTCGATACGGGACGGTTTGCTGCATTGGCGACCGACTTGCGGGCGGTGCTGGACGCCGAACGTCTCGCCGCATGGCAGGCAGCCAGAACCTGTCTGCGCCTTCACCCCTGGGGGGCGATTGACCTCGCGCCTGAAAACTGGAGCCGTTTGCCGACCGTGCTTCGCCTCACCTTGCTCGAGGCGGCCGTGATGGCGGTCTCGGGGCAGCCGGCGAGTCCGTCGCGGGCGCGTCTCATTCCCTTGGACGAGGCGATCCGGGCAGGGCGTCCGGCCTCGGGTTGCGGCGTTCTGGTGCGGCCGGGCGCGCGGGTCTGGATGATCCGGGACGGCGGCGCTGTCAGTGGCCGGGTCGACCGCGAGCCGCCCAGTCCTTGGATCGAGGAGGAGGCCGGCACGGCGGTGTTCGATGGCCGCTTCGTGATCGACGGCCGCGCGCGTGAACTTGAATGGCACCTGCTCGGAGATACGTATGAAGGACTGGCTGATCGCGCTATACTCGACGCTGTTCCCGGTTCGGCCCGGTCCGGACTGCTGGTCGGTCGCGCAGCCGGAGAGGTCGTGGTGATCGCCGGTTTGGGAAACCCGGTTTCCGCCGAAGGCGACGTTGCCGTTCGCGGGGCGACCGAGGTGCGCTCGTTGATCGAGCACAGATTTTGCAGGCGTCTGCTTTCGCACGGTGCGGCCAGATGGTTTGCTGAGACCGAACGGGCCTGA
- the ruvA gene encoding Holliday junction branch migration protein RuvA: MIGILKGRVEAIGADELVLDVNGVGYLVGAGARTLSRLEPGQDVVLHIETHVREDAFKLFGFLEDIDRAWFVHLQNIQGVGAKAAFAVLDTVPVSEIVNAAALGDKSTFARAKGVGPKLATRIATELKDKAPPVGRSFSIGLPVHGLDSEGAATPAPISGGDSHAREDAVSALINLGYNEGQARQAVASVLRERGNDAPLSDVIRLALKELAP, translated from the coding sequence ATGATCGGTATACTCAAGGGCCGGGTCGAGGCGATCGGGGCCGATGAACTGGTTCTGGATGTCAATGGCGTCGGCTATCTGGTCGGTGCAGGTGCGCGTACATTGTCCCGCCTGGAGCCCGGGCAGGACGTGGTGCTGCATATCGAAACCCATGTCCGCGAGGATGCGTTCAAGCTATTCGGCTTCCTCGAGGACATTGATCGGGCCTGGTTCGTCCATCTCCAGAATATCCAGGGTGTCGGTGCCAAGGCCGCGTTTGCGGTGCTGGATACCGTGCCGGTCAGCGAGATCGTCAATGCGGCGGCGCTGGGCGACAAGTCGACCTTTGCCCGCGCCAAGGGTGTCGGCCCGAAGTTGGCGACTCGGATCGCAACCGAGCTGAAAGACAAGGCGCCGCCGGTCGGACGCAGCTTCTCGATCGGATTGCCGGTCCACGGCCTCGACAGTGAGGGCGCGGCGACCCCTGCACCGATCTCCGGCGGTGATAGTCACGCCCGCGAGGATGCGGTCTCCGCGCTGATCAATCTCGGCTATAATGAGGGACAGGCACGCCAGGCGGTCGCCTCGGTGCTGCGTGAGCGCGGTAATGACGCGCCACTGAGCGATGTCATTCGCCTCGCCTTGAAGGAACTCGCACCGTGA
- the pal gene encoding peptidoglycan-associated lipoprotein Pal: MKIKLFAIAALGAFATACASTPPVDDTPPVQDTRPVERPDETPPPVETGPMAGSADHFVATAGDRVFYGLDRHDLSDEARATLRRQAAWLASYPGTRILVAGNCDERGTREYNLALGARRANAARTYLISQGVDPSRISTTSYGKERPTCMQSSETCWAVNRNATTTLVGGYTN, encoded by the coding sequence ATGAAAATCAAACTTTTTGCTATTGCGGCGCTTGGGGCGTTTGCGACCGCTTGTGCTTCGACCCCGCCGGTGGACGATACGCCGCCGGTACAGGATACCCGTCCGGTCGAGCGGCCTGACGAGACCCCGCCGCCGGTCGAAACCGGGCCGATGGCCGGTTCCGCGGATCATTTTGTGGCGACTGCGGGCGACCGTGTGTTCTACGGACTGGACCGTCATGACCTGTCGGACGAGGCCCGCGCCACCCTGCGTCGCCAGGCGGCCTGGCTCGCCTCCTACCCGGGAACCCGCATTCTCGTCGCCGGAAATTGCGATGAGCGCGGCACGCGTGAATACAACCTCGCGCTTGGTGCCCGTCGTGCCAATGCGGCACGCACCTACCTGATCAGCCAGGGCGTTGATCCGTCGCGGATCTCGACGACCTCCTACGGCAAGGAACGTCCGACCTGCATGCAGTCGTCGGAAACCTGCTGGGCGGTCAACCGCAATGCGACTACCACGCTCGTGGGCGGCTACACCAACTAG
- the tolB gene encoding Tol-Pal system beta propeller repeat protein TolB, with protein MTRLLVLLAAVLALVGWTGASDAQEPLRVDVTQGNLDPMPIAVPDFVGASDEALRRGADITRVVANDLASSGLFAPVDQDAFIEDIANIDLRPRFSDWRVINASALLVGSVTIQEDGRLVVGFRLWDTRLEEQLLGLQYRTAPENWRRVAHRLADAVYERLTGETGYFNTRIVYVSEGRGIDGEPIRQLALMDQDGANPSFLTDRSYMALLPNYSPSAQEITYVSFLDGQATTYLYNLETGRQEALFASGGAGAASQVDPEGQSLSARFSPDGSELAVSIETRSGHDIHLFDLRTRNLQRLTQHPADDVEPSFAPDGERIVFSSARGGGSQLYVMNRDGSDVQRVTFGSGRYTTPVWSPRGDLIAFTKQIGNQFALGVVRADGSGIERILYEGYFVDTPAWSPNGRVLLFTRGESRTNGTRYEIWSVDLAGFNLRRLATGGMASDPAWSPLIE; from the coding sequence ATGACCCGACTTCTCGTGCTCCTTGCTGCCGTCCTCGCCCTTGTTGGATGGACCGGCGCGTCTGATGCCCAGGAACCGCTGCGGGTCGATGTGACCCAGGGCAATCTCGATCCGATGCCAATCGCGGTCCCCGATTTCGTCGGCGCCTCCGACGAGGCCCTTCGCCGGGGCGCGGACATCACTCGCGTGGTCGCCAATGACCTTGCAAGCTCCGGCCTGTTTGCACCGGTGGACCAGGACGCCTTCATCGAGGACATCGCCAATATCGATCTGCGTCCGCGGTTTTCCGACTGGCGCGTGATCAACGCATCGGCCCTGCTGGTCGGCAGTGTCACGATCCAGGAAGATGGACGGCTGGTGGTCGGTTTCCGGCTCTGGGACACACGACTGGAAGAGCAACTGCTAGGCCTGCAATATCGCACCGCGCCGGAGAACTGGCGCCGGGTCGCGCACCGTCTGGCCGATGCGGTCTATGAGCGCCTCACCGGTGAGACCGGTTATTTCAACACACGTATCGTCTATGTCTCGGAAGGTCGTGGCATCGACGGTGAGCCGATCCGTCAGCTGGCCCTGATGGACCAGGACGGCGCCAACCCGTCCTTTCTGACCGATCGCTCCTATATGGCGCTATTGCCGAACTACTCCCCGAGCGCCCAGGAAATCACCTACGTCTCCTTCCTCGATGGCCAGGCGACGACCTATCTCTACAATCTAGAAACCGGCCGCCAGGAAGCCCTGTTTGCGTCCGGTGGTGCTGGCGCGGCCAGCCAGGTCGATCCGGAGGGGCAAAGCCTGTCGGCGCGTTTCTCACCTGACGGATCCGAGCTCGCAGTGTCGATCGAGACGCGCTCCGGCCACGATATTCACCTGTTCGACCTGCGGACGCGAAACCTCCAACGCTTGACGCAGCACCCGGCCGATGATGTCGAACCGTCTTTCGCCCCGGATGGCGAGCGGATCGTGTTCTCTTCGGCCCGTGGCGGCGGTTCGCAGCTCTATGTGATGAACCGGGACGGTAGCGATGTGCAGCGGGTCACGTTCGGCTCCGGTCGCTATACGACACCGGTCTGGTCTCCGCGCGGCGACCTCATTGCCTTCACCAAACAGATCGGCAACCAGTTTGCGCTCGGCGTCGTGCGGGCAGATGGCTCCGGCATCGAGCGCATCCTCTATGAGGGGTATTTCGTCGATACGCCGGCCTGGTCGCCCAATGGCCGGGTCCTGCTTTTCACGCGCGGCGAGTCCCGGACGAACGGGACGCGATATGAAATCTGGAGTGTCGACCTTGCCGGCTTCAATCTCAGGCGGCTGGCAACCGGCGGAATGGCTTCCGATCCGGCATGGTCGCCCTTGATTGAATAG